The nucleotide window TTTCTTTTATTTTTGAAGGGTAGAATGAAATATAGAAACAATTTAAATATTCTCTAGGAGGAGATATCTATGTGGCTTTTAGATACAGGGTTTATTATATTTGTTATACCAGCCTTGTTTTTTGTAATGTATGCTCAAAACAGGGTGAAGTCAGCATATCACAAATATATTAAAGTTCCTAGTAAAAGTGGATTTAGTGGTGCAAAAGTTGCTCGAGCTATCTTAGATAACTCTGGTTTAGATGATGTCAAAATAGAACAAAGTAGAGGGGAATTGTCGGATCATTATGACCCAAGGAAAAAGGTTGTTCGGTTATCTTCAAATGTTCATAACGGAACTTCTCTTGCCTCTCTTGGTATAGCTGCCCATGAAGTTGGTCATGCAATACAACATGCTAATGGTTATTTTGCATTGTCTCTACGGAACATGATCTTTCCAGCAGCTAATTTCGGTTCAAAATTAGGAGTTCCGTTATTTTTTATAGGAATGTTATTTTCTCAAGGTGGAAATACATTATTAATGGATTTAGGTATTGCACTATTCTTTTTTGCAGTACTATTTCAGATAGTTACTTTACCAGTTGAGTTTAATGCTAGTACTAGAGCTGTAGCAGCTCTAGAAGGTAGCAATTTTTTAACAGTGGATGAAGTAAAACCAACAAAAGAGGTTTTAAATGCTGCTGCTATGACTTATGTTGCTGCTACCGCAATGGCTTTAGCTCAATTATTACGATTATTATTGATAAGGGGTAGAAGAAATTAATAATAACTTGGAGGGATGAGGATGCGTTTTTCACTGCGTACTTTAGAAATAAATATGCTACTGGTGTTAGTTGCATCACTACTAGGCGGAAGTTTTTTAGTGCTCGTTAATTAATTATAAGGGGGAATAGTAATGCCAGGAGCTGTAGCTCAATTTTTACCTATGATTATTCTAATAGGAGTCTTTTATTTCTTTTTAATTAGACCACAACAAAAACAACAAAAAGAGCGGCAACAAATGTTAGATAATCTTCAAAAAGACGATAATGTGGTTACAATTGGTGGTATTCATGGTACTATTAAAAGCATCGAAGAAGATGTATTAACACTTAAAACATCTGAAAATCAATTTTTAACATTATCTAAATTTGGAGTACAGTCAGTTGTAAACGAGACACAATAATTTTTACAAATTACAAAA belongs to Natranaerobius trueperi and includes:
- a CDS encoding zinc metallopeptidase: MWLLDTGFIIFVIPALFFVMYAQNRVKSAYHKYIKVPSKSGFSGAKVARAILDNSGLDDVKIEQSRGELSDHYDPRKKVVRLSSNVHNGTSLASLGIAAHEVGHAIQHANGYFALSLRNMIFPAANFGSKLGVPLFFIGMLFSQGGNTLLMDLGIALFFFAVLFQIVTLPVEFNASTRAVAALEGSNFLTVDEVKPTKEVLNAAAMTYVAATAMALAQLLRLLLIRGRRN
- the yajC gene encoding preprotein translocase subunit YajC, with product MPGAVAQFLPMIILIGVFYFFLIRPQQKQQKERQQMLDNLQKDDNVVTIGGIHGTIKSIEEDVLTLKTSENQFLTLSKFGVQSVVNETQ